A genomic region of Magnolia sinica isolate HGM2019 chromosome 6, MsV1, whole genome shotgun sequence contains the following coding sequences:
- the LOC131248244 gene encoding uncharacterized protein LOC131248244 isoform X1, whose product MPKKDSIRELELVTLSSEQTKGPVSSNSWSSLGSCSTSSEPSSTASIAQSIHDREVSSSIGESFQDTTESMGSVLNVQRGSIFQSLICRARKTIRGSADDIGWLQHAPGMPPVEDGTKRFMELLESIRNGEHKLPNSMIYLLVPGLFSNHGPLYFVKTKMFFSKMGLACHVAKIHSEASVEKNAREIKECVEEIYWGSRKHVLLLGHSKGGVDAAAALSMYWSDLKDKVAGLVLVQSPYGGSPIASDILREGQLGDYVNLRKLMEILIRKVIKGDIQALEDLTYERRKDFLRKYQLPKELPVVSFHTEASIRPEVLATLSHVAHAELPIIPSLSARQPRKVPVVMPLSAAMAACAQLLQVRYGEKTDGLVTRRDAEVPGSVVVRPDRKLDHAWMVYSSLNDDPGEADASQVCEALLTLLIEVGQRQRHEISMKDG is encoded by the exons ATGCCTAAAAAAGATAGCATACGTGAGCTGGAATTAGTGACACTGTCATCAGAACAAACAAAAGGACCTGTTTCCAGCAATAGTTGGTCTTCACTTGGGAGTTGTTCAACATCCTCTGAACCTTCCTCTACAGCCAGCATTGCTCAATCTATTCATGACAGGGAAGTGAGTAGCTCAATAGGAGAGTCATTTCAAGATACAACTGAATCGATGGGATCCGTTCTCAATGTCCAAAGGGGATCTATTTTTCAAAG CCTCATTTGTCGGGCACGAAAGACTATCCGTGGATCGGCAGATGATATAGGATGGCTACAACATGCTCCAGGAATGCCACCGGTTGAGGATGGAACAAAAAGATTCATGGAATTGCTTGAAAGCATAAG AAATGGTGAACACAAGTTGCCAAATTCAATGATCTATTTGTTGGTTCCAG GTCTTTTTAGCAACCATGGTCCACTTTATTTTGTCAAAACAAAAATGTTCTTCTCGAAGATGGGTCTTGCTTGTCATGTTGCCAAGATTCATAGTGAG GCTTCAGTAGAGAAAAATGCCAGAGAAATAAAGGAGTGTGTTGAGGAAATTTATTGGGGTTCTAGGAAACATGTCTTACTTCTGGGACATAGCAAAGGGGGAGTAGATGCTGCAGCTGCATTGTCCATGTATTGGTCTGATTTGAAAGATAAGGTTGCCGGGTTGGTGTTAGTGCAAAGCCCTTATGGTGGCAGCCCAATTGCTTCAGATATATTGCGAGAAGGGCAGCTTGGTGACTATGTTAATTTACGGAAACTCATGGAGATCCTGATCCGTAAAGTGATTAAG GGTGACATACAGGCTCTAGAAGACCTGACGTACGAGAGAAGGAAGGATTTTCTAAGAAAGTACCAGCTGCCTAAGGAGTTGCCTGTAGTTTCATTCCACACAGAGGCCAGCATTCGCCCCGAGGTTCTGGCCACCCTGTCTCATGTTGCGCATGCCGAGCTTCCTATCATTCCAAGCCTCTCCGCCAGACAACCCAGGAAAGTCCCAGTGGTTATGCCTCTCTCTGCTGCCATGGCTGCATGTGCACAGCTGCTTCAGGTCAGGTATGGTGAGAAGACTGATGGACTTGTCACACGGCGGGATGCAGAGGTTCCGGGATCTGTAGTTGTGCGGCCAGATCGTAAATTAGACCATGCTTGGATGGTTTATTCATCCTTGAATGATGACCCAGGTGAAGCTGATGCGTCTCAGGTGTGTGAAGCTCTTCTCACTTTGCTCATAGAAGTTGGACAGAGACAGAGACATGAAATTTCCATGAAAGATGGGTAA
- the LOC131248244 gene encoding uncharacterized protein LOC131248244 isoform X2 — MDPQARKNQPSLLRLICRARKTIRGSADDIGWLQHAPGMPPVEDGTKRFMELLESIRNGEHKLPNSMIYLLVPGLFSNHGPLYFVKTKMFFSKMGLACHVAKIHSEASVEKNAREIKECVEEIYWGSRKHVLLLGHSKGGVDAAAALSMYWSDLKDKVAGLVLVQSPYGGSPIASDILREGQLGDYVNLRKLMEILIRKVIKGDIQALEDLTYERRKDFLRKYQLPKELPVVSFHTEASIRPEVLATLSHVAHAELPIIPSLSARQPRKVPVVMPLSAAMAACAQLLQVRYGEKTDGLVTRRDAEVPGSVVVRPDRKLDHAWMVYSSLNDDPGEADASQVCEALLTLLIEVGQRQRHEISMKDG, encoded by the exons CCTCATTTGTCGGGCACGAAAGACTATCCGTGGATCGGCAGATGATATAGGATGGCTACAACATGCTCCAGGAATGCCACCGGTTGAGGATGGAACAAAAAGATTCATGGAATTGCTTGAAAGCATAAG AAATGGTGAACACAAGTTGCCAAATTCAATGATCTATTTGTTGGTTCCAG GTCTTTTTAGCAACCATGGTCCACTTTATTTTGTCAAAACAAAAATGTTCTTCTCGAAGATGGGTCTTGCTTGTCATGTTGCCAAGATTCATAGTGAG GCTTCAGTAGAGAAAAATGCCAGAGAAATAAAGGAGTGTGTTGAGGAAATTTATTGGGGTTCTAGGAAACATGTCTTACTTCTGGGACATAGCAAAGGGGGAGTAGATGCTGCAGCTGCATTGTCCATGTATTGGTCTGATTTGAAAGATAAGGTTGCCGGGTTGGTGTTAGTGCAAAGCCCTTATGGTGGCAGCCCAATTGCTTCAGATATATTGCGAGAAGGGCAGCTTGGTGACTATGTTAATTTACGGAAACTCATGGAGATCCTGATCCGTAAAGTGATTAAG GGTGACATACAGGCTCTAGAAGACCTGACGTACGAGAGAAGGAAGGATTTTCTAAGAAAGTACCAGCTGCCTAAGGAGTTGCCTGTAGTTTCATTCCACACAGAGGCCAGCATTCGCCCCGAGGTTCTGGCCACCCTGTCTCATGTTGCGCATGCCGAGCTTCCTATCATTCCAAGCCTCTCCGCCAGACAACCCAGGAAAGTCCCAGTGGTTATGCCTCTCTCTGCTGCCATGGCTGCATGTGCACAGCTGCTTCAGGTCAGGTATGGTGAGAAGACTGATGGACTTGTCACACGGCGGGATGCAGAGGTTCCGGGATCTGTAGTTGTGCGGCCAGATCGTAAATTAGACCATGCTTGGATGGTTTATTCATCCTTGAATGATGACCCAGGTGAAGCTGATGCGTCTCAGGTGTGTGAAGCTCTTCTCACTTTGCTCATAGAAGTTGGACAGAGACAGAGACATGAAATTTCCATGAAAGATGGGTAA